In Phoenix dactylifera cultivar Barhee BC4 chromosome 1, palm_55x_up_171113_PBpolish2nd_filt_p, whole genome shotgun sequence, the genomic stretch CCCAAGTATTTGGGAGGGGTTGGAATCTAGAGACAATTGAGCCACCTCCAACACTCTGGCTCATCTTTATGTCTATAGTCGATGTAAGAGATTGAGCTTTTTTGGACATTGATGGACAACCCTAGATTAGCTCAAAACAAAAGAGGATGGTCTTCAATACTGCACAACGATCTTTCTCTACCTTAAGGAACACCAATGTATCATATGCATACTTTAGTATCTTAGTGCCTCCACAAATCCATGGGTTCCCCAATCCctcataatttttttctaaagtCGTAGTATTAAGCATTCTACAATTAAAGCGGATCCACTTCAAGTATGAACAGGAAAGGAGAGAGTGGGTCACCTTGTTTGAGCCCCCACCTGTAGAAAATCTAGTCATCAAGTTCTCTGTTCATGCTGACCAcaattttggatgaaaataataGATTGGAGATCCCATTAATCCATGTTGTAGGAAAACATCTCTTAACAAGAAGTCCAAAGAGATAAGAGAGGTTAACTCTATCAAAAGCCTTCATGAAGTCAAGTTTGCAAATTGCCCCCTTAATACCCGATCTCCTTGATTGGTGCAAAATCTCATTGGCATATAGAATGTTGTCCATAGCATACCTTCCTTTAATATAGGCTGTTTGAGCTGGAACAATGAGATCATTGGAGACGGTTGGCTAGAACCTTCGATATGATCTTGATGCAGCTATGCACAATATTGATGGGCTGAAAATCAGAAGGTGCTTTTGTTGCTTCTTTTTTTGGAACAAGGGTGAGGATGACATAATTAAGTCTTGCAAGGTCCAGGTTTCTACTGTATAACTactgaaagagaaaaaagatatCAAATTTTATCAAGTCCCAAAAACTTTGGAAGAAGCACATAGAGAAGTCATCAAACCCTGTACATTTATCTCctttaaaactaaacaaaacatCGTTCACTTCCTCGAGGGAGAAAAAAGCCCCCAAAACATCCAATGCTGGTGAAGAAGAATAAATCTGATCCCAATCAAGATCAATCAATAGAGTCCCTAGGTCATCAAAATTCTCTATGAAGAATTTTGCGAAAATCTTGTTCCTATCCTTCTTGTTCGAGTACTCTGATCCATGCCATTCAACACAGGATATCCAATTTAATTATCTTCTAACAAAGCTGATTTGTGGAAGAACACAACATTGCTATCACTCTCGGACGGCCACTTGACTTTTGCCTTCTATTTTCAATAGATTTCCTCAGCTTTATAAAGATAAAACAATTGCCCTTTGCATGACTCCTGAAGCTCCCTCTCATCATGGGTAATGGGGTTGAGTTCCTCCTGTCAATCTAGATCCTGAATAATATTCATAAGCTTGATCTTCTCAGTTTTAGCCAAAGATCTCGCCTGAGCTGACCAACCTTTAAGTGCATTCCTTGTAAATGTCAATTTGAATACAAGATTCACAGCTGCATCATCCGAGAAGCTTGACATGGACCATGCCTAAGCAACCACCTCATGAATGCCATCATAACTAAGCCATCTTCTATCAAATCTAAATAGCCCTTTTAGTTTTTGCAAGTCATTTAAGGATAGCTTAATTGGCACATGATCATAACAGGGGTTAGGTAGTGCCTCTTGAAGTGAATTAGGACACAAGTCATCCATCTCAATGGTGATTAATAGTCTAACTTTGCCATTATTGGACATTCTCTTTGGTTTCTCCAAGTATAGCTTTGACCTTTCACTACAGGAAAAGGTacatttcccgacgcttttttccCGACGCTAGGGAAAAGCGTCGGGATAGTTTTGATCAGCGCGAAATTTTACCGACACTTTTTAGAAGCGTCGGTACATCTTTAGaatcgacgacgcttttaagcgtcgcggTAAGCTGGAcctacgacgacgcttataagcgtcgtcgtaggCCAAATCCTTTCCAACCCTCTCTGCCTTAAAAAGTCTCATCTCGTCTCCTCTCCTCTCATTCAAAAGGGTCcccatctcctctcctctccatctCGCTTCCCGAGCTCCGATCGGCGTCCCCGAGCTCCGATCGCCTCTCCATCTCGCTTCCCGAGCTCCGATCGGCGTCCCCGAGCTCCGATCGCCTCCCCATCTCGCTTCCTGAGCTCCGATCATCGTCCCCGCGCCGACATCAATCCATCGCCTCCCCATCTCGCTTTCCGAGCTCCGATCGGCGTCCCGCGCCGACATTAATCCATCGCCTCGCCATCTCGCTTCCCCGCCACCGTCGACCTCGCCCTCcggttcccttcttcttctctcgtttcttgcattttttgctCTTGGCGCTTctagtattttgtgttgattttTGGGGGTTTTTTCAGATCCCTTTCCTTTCTTGGTGATTGCAGGTGCTTCCGGGATAGTTTAATATCCAGTCAAGAAGACTGCAATGGCTTTAGGAGAAGCCCTGTTTGATGAAGAGCTCGGCAAACCTATAGGGCAGATTGTTGCCGTATGCGGCCGCAACCAGATACTGAGTTCCACATTGCAGTCAATTAAGTGGAGGGTCCCTGTGAAGGTGGTGTAGCTGGTCTGAGATAATAATTAACAAGCCTGCATTGTTGGTACATTTTAAGCTTTTGTTTGTTGAGAGCTGTTCAATATTGCCTTTGTTGTCAGATTAGAGGATTTGAGACCCAGATGGAGAAATGGATGGGTGCTTGTGATTGTATCATAACAAAGGTACCATGGTTTCCTAGATGTCCAGATCAGTCTGCTAAGGAGTTTTTTTTCAGATGGCTTCAATGTGCTCTCGTGTTTGTAGGCAGGGCCTGGTACAATTGCTGAGGCATTGATCAGGGGACTTCCTATCATCCTCAATGACTTCATACCTGGACAGGTCAGTGTCTACTCCCTACTGTCCTGCCATCTCTGTTTCATTCCAACCTCATTAAGTGCCCATTGACATGTTCTCCATTAAAAGGGCTATATGCCATAGCTAGGCCTCTTATTCAAACTACTGGTTGCAGTCTGAATCAACAAGATTGGTGTTTAGTTAGCTGCCATGTTCTAAGTGCATGGAGAACTGTAACAAGACTGGTATTTACAGAATGAAGCTATTTCcatccaaagaaaaaaagaaaaaaagaaagaaaatgaagttATGGATGATGTATCATGATGCATGAATCTCTACACAAGTGTGTGCATGCATATCTGTATCTCCAACTTCATAAAAACCAAAGTACAAGACCATCTGCATTTACTCCTTGGAAATATGACTCTGGCCTTGGGTCTCATTCTGGTCTTGCAGGAGGTTGGCAATATCCCATATGTAGCAGACAATGGAGCTGGAGCTGGACTCTTGGCGCTTCCGTGATTGCAGGTGCCTCCGGTTCCGACTTCACAAATTACATATAGATAGTTTAATATGTTTGATGTGTAAGCAAGGTAATCAAAAATACCTTATTATATATGATGAGACAGTAATTGTACaatatattctttttctttccctatgTTAACTAGATATTTACatcagaaagaaaaactttaaCCAGATATTGGCCTTCATTATTCCTAAAGAGTCCTATATACATCTCAAATCATAAGTTCGAAGGGGCATCTTTCAAAGTTATGATTATTACATATTTTGCTATTTTTCAGGGGGCAAGGCATGAAAAGCTTACTCAGAAACTTAGAATTATTATTATGCTACTTCGGAAGGAAGTTATTGAAATGGCCTAGCTGCCAAATAGATATCCACTTGCTATGAAAATAATTGCATTTTAATTTCTGCATGACAGCAATTTGTTACATTAATCTCATCATATAAGCTTGTCTTTCAAATTATAGGAAAGGAAGCATCAGTGATTCGGCATAAAGTTTTAACTTCTTTGATTTTTTGTAAAACAATAAGCTACAAGACAActcatgtatatatgtattttgacctttataatttacattcgtatttttattttttttaaaaaaaagagcaatcccgacgctttaaagcgtcggccaaaatacatttgccgacgctttaaagcgtcggcgaaaatgCAAAACTGGTTGCTCTAtatcgacgctttaaagcgtcgggaaatctgtttttcccgacgctttaaagcgtcggtaaagccgtTTTTGCCGACATTTTcattagcgtcggcaaatccatgtttttgccgacgctttctcttagcgtcggcaaaaaccggacccacgcccacctgcccgacgtctgacccacgctttgggTCGCGTGGGTtgggaattcgccgacgcttataagcgtcggtagagacaaaaaaaagcgccgggagttattccttcttttgtagtgtTTGAGAGGAAGATCCAACTAATGTGCCATTTTGATGAAGGACATAAAAGCTCTTGAAATTTTCCGGCATTGCGTAGGGACATTCCACTTTTGAACTTTTTAGGTGGCATTGCAATTCTCTCCAACAATCCAAGGCCCAAGAAAGGTGGAATGTACATACTTCAACTCTCTCCCGAAGAGGTTTTTAAGGTTGTGTGCAGTTGGATACATACACGCACCTGAATGTCCAATTGATGTTGAGAATGTGATTTATCCAATGAATTGTcacattaaattttttaatttcacTTTTGATCAAGGTTCGAACTTAGGACCtctactctgataccatgtaCCATGATACCATGATGAAAATTACCACTTGTTCCAAAAGCTTAAGTTGATAgaatgagatagatttatttatatactttatattttcttacacttgGTCTCAAATCTACAAGAAAGAGAGATAGTTCCGATCCTTAGAGGTTAAAAAAAGGAGCAAAGGAATCCGTAAATTTTAGATAGAAATTGAAGATCCTGTGATAGGCTTTGGATGTGGCCATGACATGGAAGATGGAACCCAACATGAGACACCGTCGACACGCCCCCTCGACCGTAAATCTGCCCCCATTTTCCaagatatatataattatatgccAACATTATTATAGGTAGTAAGCTTAATTAAATACTCTAGTTGTGTTCCATCACCACGTTATTGGGATTAGGATGGAGGAGCAAGGACGAGGGAGAATGggccttttttttcctctttaatTAACTACTTTGGGctggttagagttttcaaaagagagagatggaaaagttgtattcctataggaatatgattcttacaattcatgggaaagtctttcccatgagaaacatggaaaagttaattttccatgaggcggaaatcactttatttttatttttttccaaaaagacccttcagcattaaagaagcattaaagaggcattaaagacctaatttttattaagggcataataggaattatacataattttttcaggaaagtggatggccaactaaacataagcactttggaaatttgtcacttttccatgatcaaccaaacttgccaaaagtacttttctaagCATTCTCTTTCTAGAAATTTGTTTCTCAGGAATATattcctaggagagaaaatgcttcccgcgaactaaACGAGCTCTTTGGTGGCTCGGCCGAGGGAAAGGGAAATCTTGGAATCGTGTTTAGATGGGAGAGTAGATGGGCTCGAGTGTTCGGATAAAGTCCAAGCCCGGTAGAGATAAGGAGTTCGCATGCAAGGGTTTTTGCCATCTTGTAAATGATACGTAGTTTTAGGGAGCTTGAGAACATTATTTTGTTAACTCATTTGGCAAGTTCGTTTGTTTGCTTGAATCCTATATATTAAAGTTGCCTTGGAAGCTCACTTTGGATGGAATTCCCCACGCACTGTCCTCTGAGCAAAAGCATACAACCATGCTTTTCAATGCACTGTAGCACACCAGCCACAAGAAATACCATAATAGAAGATGCACTCGAGcatcaaaagaagagacacaaaAGCCATAGTAGCAACAGAAGACACACTCGAACATTGTGATGAAGAAGCCATACTCACATCTAAGATGAGGCAAGGAAGGAAACATTCTAAAGTAGCTAGTAACCAGCAAAACCACAATGGGAAACAAAAGCATTCAAACTGAGTATAAAGCTGCCTTGGTCTCTTCTAACCCCAGGAGAATCTTGATAATCTTTTCTGCCTCTGAGTCCACAATCTCTACGCCAGATTTGCTTGCCCAATCAATGATCTTTGTCGAGTCTATAGAGTGCAGCGGCAAATTTTTTTTCATTCGGTGTAACATCCGGCTCCTTGCCCAAGTCAGAATGCAGATGGTTGGTAGAGGGGGTTTGCACCTTCTTCTTTCGTCCCAGCAAGAGTTTGGACGTGGCACCCTTTACCCCCGGAAGGGCCTTGATCCGTTGAACACTTCGAACACTCACGGGGACGGGATTTAGCTCTCCCACCACGGAGGCTGAGATTTGCTGAGATTGCGGGACGGAACCATGAACGAGGGACAATGAGAGATCCTCAGGAGACAGTGGGGCAGCCGGCGGATGGCTCGATGAAGACGGAGAGAGGAGGGGATCTTGGTCAGAGAGGTTGAGGTTCTAAGTGCGGTTCTTAAGAGACTGCGAGTGAAGAGACCGGCCATTTGAAACGGGCCCGACCGAAGCCACTTACCTGCCCACCTGGCGAAGAGCGACGCCGTTCAATGGGCTTTGTAGAATGTGGCAAGCCCAGTTGGCAAGGAGAAACAACTTGGCCCAACTTCATATCCTGGCCCAGCTCCATATTCTGGCACAATTCGCAGCTCGGATTCCGAGAATCGAGGCTTAAGCCATGTCGGACTGTCATCCCTCATGCGCCCATTATCTTGAATACTAGAGAGGGAATTTGAATTCACACCTTTCAGGTTTGCTGCTTCTATCGATGCTTCAACCACCAAAAACTTCGGATGGAATGGTTATCTACTAGATGGAGTCAGACCTTGCAACTCCGCTCGACTCACCTCTCTCCCACTGACGGACATGTTGAGTCGATAAAGATAAAATCTAACAACCTCGTcgggctaagagttcaaatccattcaaatttaatcacaaatgCCACAATTCGCTCATGGTCAGCCTCTAAGAAcccatgctgcagtgtccctaTACGACCCAGCCTTTTAAGCAAATTAGGCCTGGTCCATTTGACCGGCCCAATTGAATTTGTGCtaaaacacacacaaaaaaaaacctttGGAGGGAGAGGACTTCTGATGGGAGTTTTCTTCCTCTCGATATCGCCGGATGGAATCCGACTCCGTGTCGGATTCCGAACGCGACCGCCTCTATTTAGAGGCTCCGCaagtcctctctcttcttccaaaGCCTCCTCTCCGAGCGATCTCTGTTCTTTCTCCCTCATTCTTCTTCTACTTTCCATTGAGCTCGCAGTTGCCCATTATTGTGTTCACCAAAAATCGGGACCACCGGACGCCGCCAAGGCCGACGTATCATCCTagccttcttcctctttccttgCACTTCTTCCTTCGAGCTGGAATCACGGCCGCTAGCCGAGAAATCAGCCAAAAAT encodes the following:
- the LOC120111641 gene encoding probable monogalactosyldiacylglycerol synthase 3, chloroplastic, whose protein sequence is MALGEALFDEELGKPIGQIVAVCGRNQILSSTLQSIKWRVPVKIRGFETQMEKWMGACDCIITKAGPGTIAEALIRGLPIILNDFIPGQEVGNIPYVADNGAGAGLLALP